A window of the Gammaproteobacteria bacterium genome harbors these coding sequences:
- a CDS encoding type II toxin-antitoxin system VapC family toxin encodes MSFLIDTCALSELTRKDPAPLVTEWFDGTPAESLHVSVLSFGEIRRGVERLPDSRRRSRISAWLENELPAWFENRVLPIDGSIADEWGRLTARLKNPLPAIDGLIAATALCRRLTVVTRNESDFAPAGVAILNPWRQR; translated from the coding sequence GTGAGTTTTCTGATCGATACCTGTGCGCTGTCGGAGCTGACCAGGAAAGATCCTGCGCCGCTCGTGACCGAGTGGTTTGACGGCACGCCGGCGGAATCACTCCACGTGAGTGTTCTTTCCTTCGGTGAAATCCGACGTGGGGTGGAGCGTCTGCCGGACAGTCGCCGGCGGTCACGCATTTCGGCCTGGCTGGAGAACGAGTTGCCGGCGTGGTTCGAAAACCGCGTTCTGCCCATCGACGGCAGCATCGCAGACGAATGGGGCAGGCTGACGGCGCGTTTGAAAAATCCGCTTCCCGCAATCGATGGGCTGATTGCCGCGACTGCCCTGTGCCGGCGGTTAACCGTCGTGACCCGCAATGAGTCTGATTTCGCGCCCGCGGGTGTTGCAATCCTTAACCCCTGGCGCCAACGCTGA
- a CDS encoding DUF1080 domain-containing protein — MAGSHRRIAVDDDRRRARPVDLLGLAAIAIYPGALLAAILVAWPAAGQSESARKEPAAPGEISLFDGKSLDGWSGDSRYWSVIDGAITGRTDIPLEENTYLIREGTFANFEARLKYRFLTEIGNSGLQYRGRRIEGEPFVVRGYQANIVTTHADRTFAMLWEDEARELLALYGETVEIFAAADPSAETFERRVTGTVNSKTEIMAQARHHPEWNEQIVIAYGNRLIHALNGMVTLEAIDNDEASRSLKGAFSLQIHRDMAMAVQFKDITVRELKTEPDIGGRFIRRHTPRHADSSGALP, encoded by the coding sequence GTGGCGGGAAGTCATCGGCGAATAGCCGTGGACGATGACCGCCGGCGTGCCCGCCCCGTCGACCTGCTGGGGCTGGCCGCCATCGCGATTTATCCAGGCGCGCTATTAGCGGCAATCCTCGTGGCCTGGCCGGCGGCGGGCCAGTCGGAATCGGCGCGGAAGGAACCTGCAGCCCCGGGAGAAATCTCTCTGTTCGACGGCAAGTCCCTCGATGGCTGGTCGGGCGACAGCCGGTACTGGTCCGTGATCGACGGCGCGATCACGGGCCGCACGGACATCCCGCTCGAGGAAAACACCTACCTCATTCGGGAAGGGACGTTTGCCAATTTCGAAGCCCGGCTCAAGTACCGCTTTCTTACCGAAATCGGCAATTCCGGCCTGCAATACCGGGGCCGCAGGATAGAAGGGGAACCGTTTGTCGTTCGCGGCTACCAGGCGAACATCGTGACCACGCACGCGGACCGGACCTTTGCCATGCTGTGGGAGGACGAGGCGCGTGAACTGCTGGCGCTGTACGGTGAAACGGTCGAGATCTTCGCCGCCGCGGACCCGTCAGCGGAAACCTTCGAGCGACGGGTTACCGGCACAGTGAACTCAAAGACCGAAATCATGGCCCAGGCAAGACACCATCCCGAATGGAACGAACAAATCGTGATCGCCTACGGCAACCGCCTCATCCACGCGCTCAATGGAATGGTGACGCTGGAGGCAATCGACAACGACGAGGCCAGCCGCTCGCTGAAGGGCGCTTTTTCGTTGCAGATACACCGGGACATGGCAATGGCCGTGCAATTCAAGGACATCACGGTCCGGGAACTCAAGACGGAGCCGGACATTGGCGGGCGGTTCATCCGCCGGCACACCCCACGGCACGCGGACTCATCCGGCGCATTACCCTGA
- a CDS encoding UPF0261 family protein, which yields MAKVYVIGTFDTKEAELTYAGECLQSAGAAVLLVDVSTGSPSDAADVPAGDVARCHPGGESAVLGQSDRGTAVAAMGEALSNYLISRDDIGAVLGLGGSGNTAIVTAAMRTLPVGVPKIMVSTMASGDVSAYVGPNDIAMMYSVVDIAGLNAISRQVIANAAYAAAGMALNRAESGESARPALGFTMFGVTTPCITAIRSALEADFECFVFHATGTGGQSMEKLVDSGLLGGVFDITTTEVCDYLVGGVLPCTPDRFGAVIRTGVPYVGSVGAVDMVNFGARETVPEKFQSRRLHVHNPQITLMRTTAGENEAIGAWIVERLNRMTGPVRFLLPLRGVSAIDKEDQPFHDPDADEALFNAIRNGWTNAPNRQLVEVDAHINDDVFTREALRQFRSLG from the coding sequence ATGGCCAAAGTCTATGTAATTGGCACCTTTGACACCAAGGAAGCGGAACTTACGTACGCGGGCGAATGCCTGCAGTCAGCCGGAGCAGCCGTACTTCTGGTGGACGTTTCGACAGGGTCCCCATCGGATGCCGCGGACGTTCCCGCCGGGGACGTCGCCCGATGTCACCCGGGCGGCGAATCCGCGGTGCTGGGCCAGTCAGATCGGGGCACAGCCGTCGCGGCGATGGGCGAGGCATTGTCCAACTACCTGATATCCCGCGACGACATCGGCGCCGTGCTTGGGCTCGGCGGGTCGGGCAACACCGCCATCGTTACTGCGGCCATGCGGACGCTACCCGTAGGGGTGCCGAAGATCATGGTCTCGACCATGGCTTCCGGCGATGTTTCCGCTTATGTGGGCCCTAACGATATCGCGATGATGTACTCGGTGGTGGATATCGCAGGCCTGAACGCCATATCCCGGCAGGTCATCGCCAACGCGGCGTACGCAGCGGCCGGGATGGCGCTCAACAGGGCGGAATCTGGCGAATCCGCGCGACCCGCACTCGGTTTTACGATGTTCGGGGTGACGACGCCGTGCATCACGGCCATACGCTCGGCGCTGGAGGCGGATTTCGAGTGCTTCGTCTTCCATGCTACGGGGACCGGCGGCCAGTCGATGGAAAAACTCGTCGATTCGGGCTTGCTGGGGGGCGTCTTCGACATCACAACGACCGAGGTGTGCGATTACCTGGTGGGCGGCGTTCTTCCCTGCACGCCGGACCGCTTCGGCGCGGTGATCCGCACCGGGGTCCCGTACGTGGGGTCGGTGGGCGCTGTCGATATGGTCAATTTCGGCGCCCGCGAGACGGTACCGGAGAAATTTCAATCGAGGCGGCTTCATGTTCACAACCCGCAGATCACCCTGATGCGCACGACCGCCGGGGAGAACGAGGCCATCGGCGCATGGATCGTGGAGAGGCTCAATCGAATGACAGGGCCCGTGCGTTTTCTGCTACCGCTCAGGGGAGTGTCCGCAATCGACAAGGAGGACCAGCCGTTCCATGACCCGGATGCCGACGAGGCCCTGTTCAACGCGATACGCAATGGCTGGACAAACGCGCCGAACCGGCAGCTGGTCGAGGTGGACGCACACATCAACGACGACGTGTTTACCCGGGAGGCGCTGCGCCAATTTCGGTCCCTGGGATAA